In the Bdellovibrionales bacterium genome, CCAATGCACGTGATGCCAAAAAGATGATGACGTTGCAGGATCGTATTTTTGAAGGACTTCGAGATCAAAATATCCCAGCTAAAGCAGGAGCTACGAAAAATGGAAAATCAAAGTTCAAAAAAAGGGTTAGCGTCACAGTATCACGACGTCAAAAGTCAGATCAGCAAAATGGCCGAAAAGGTCGTCGAACTTAAGAGGTATCTTTGACCTCGATCAAAAGCTCAAACAACTCGAAGAGCTTCGTCACAAATCCGAGAATCCTCAAGTTTGGAATAATCCCGGGCAACTGCAAAAAATAAATCAGGAAATCTCAATCCTTCAAAAGATCTGCGACCAATGGAACGATCTTAATGGTCGAATGGAAGATTCTTTAGTTCTCCTCGAGATGGCGAAAGAGGCCGACGACGAGGCTTCGTTTCAGGAAGTGGTTCGAGACACCCAGGCCCTCTCGGCGGAGATCGACGATCTCGAGCTTAAAAAACTTCTCAGCGGCGAAATGGATGCCAACAGCGCTTACCTCTCCATCAACTCGGGAGCGGGGGGCACGGAAGCTTGTGATTGGGCGAGCATGCTCTTACGCATGTACACGCGCTATGCCGACAAACAGGGATTTAAAGCCGAAGTTCTCGAAATGACCGACGGAGATGGGGCCGGAATCAAATCGGTCACTTTACAAATCCAGGGACCCTACGCCTTTGGTTTTCTTAAAGCGGAGTCGGGAGTCCATCGTTTGGTGCGCATCAGTCCCTTCGACTCCAATGCGCGTCGCCACACCAGCTTTGCTTCGGTCTTCGCCTGGCCCGAGGTGGACGATGAGATTAAAATCGATATTAAGACCGAAGATCTCAAAGTCGACACCTATCGCGCGGGGGGAGCCGGTGGGCAGCACGTGAACAAAACGGACTCCGCCGTACGAATCACTCACATTCCCACGGGAATTGTGGTGCAATGTCAGAATGA is a window encoding:
- the prfB gene encoding peptide chain release factor 2; this encodes MTTSKVRSAKWPKRSSNLRGIFDLDQKLKQLEELRHKSENPQVWNNPGQLQKINQEISILQKICDQWNDLNGRMEDSLVLLEMAKEADDEASFQEVVRDTQALSAEIDDLELKKLLSGEMDANSAYLSINSGAGGTEACDWASMLLRMYTRYADKQGFKAEVLEMTDGDGAGIKSVTLQIQGPYAFGFLKAESGVHRLVRISPFDSNARRHTSFASVFAWPEVDDEIKIDIKTEDLKVDTYRAGGAGGQHVNKTDSAVRITHIPTGIVVQCQNERSQHANRDRAMKMLRAALYEKELEEKQKELDKLNSTKRANEWGSQIRSYVMHPYKMVKDHRTDFETSQVQDIMDGYIQPFINAYLKSQMDTP